One Novipirellula artificiosorum DNA segment encodes these proteins:
- a CDS encoding sulfatase: MNRIVLLFVSLMIVMATSSRADAEHHNIVLFLIDDLGWMDLGCQGSTYYKTPHIDELAAEGVRFTDAYAACAVCSPTRASILTGKYPARLLLTDWLPSGRWDPNARLIEGRKIRGLPVEEFTLAEALRDVGYQTIHIGKWHLGSEPFCLPEHHGFDINIAGNAHGAPGQYFFPYQGNWSIPTTPHRAKWNVLPDGQAGEYLTDRLTDEAVGLIEQSGEKPFFLYFPHYGVHSPLQAPEKLTKKYERVPKAKRQGKPVYAAMVESIDDSVGRVLNALRASGKDDNTVIIFTSDNGGFYKATSNAPLRANKGSYYEGGIRVPLIIKWPGVSHAGRVIHEAVISNDLYPTCLSAAGVELNPNQHMDGVNLKPLLSATEDLPRESLFWHFPHYNKHPSSHPSSVIRKGDWKLIESFDPATVELYNLGQDLGETTNLAQSEPARRNELLQELDAWRVAVGAERMKPNPDAASKDNREDTTAR; this comes from the coding sequence ATGAATCGAATCGTTCTACTATTTGTTTCACTAATGATCGTCATGGCGACTTCGTCCCGGGCGGACGCGGAGCATCACAACATCGTTTTGTTTCTGATCGATGACCTCGGTTGGATGGATCTGGGGTGCCAGGGAAGCACTTACTACAAGACGCCCCACATCGACGAGCTGGCCGCCGAAGGCGTTCGATTCACCGACGCTTATGCCGCGTGCGCTGTTTGTTCCCCAACACGAGCCTCGATTCTCACGGGCAAGTATCCAGCCCGATTGCTGTTGACCGATTGGTTGCCGTCAGGACGTTGGGATCCGAACGCAAGACTGATCGAAGGGCGTAAGATTCGCGGACTGCCCGTCGAAGAATTCACGTTGGCAGAGGCTCTACGCGACGTTGGCTATCAGACGATCCACATCGGCAAATGGCATCTCGGTAGCGAACCTTTCTGTCTTCCCGAGCATCACGGATTCGACATCAACATCGCCGGCAACGCCCACGGCGCACCCGGGCAGTACTTTTTTCCGTATCAAGGCAACTGGTCGATTCCGACAACACCGCACCGAGCTAAATGGAACGTGTTGCCCGATGGCCAGGCCGGTGAGTACCTAACCGACCGGCTCACGGACGAAGCCGTCGGACTGATCGAGCAGTCTGGTGAGAAGCCGTTCTTTCTTTACTTCCCGCACTATGGAGTGCATTCACCACTCCAGGCACCGGAGAAACTCACGAAGAAGTACGAGCGAGTTCCCAAGGCGAAGCGTCAGGGCAAACCAGTGTACGCGGCGATGGTCGAGAGTATCGATGACAGCGTCGGCCGAGTGTTGAATGCACTGCGAGCTTCGGGGAAAGACGACAACACCGTTATTATCTTCACCTCCGACAACGGTGGCTTCTACAAAGCCACAAGCAATGCGCCGCTGCGAGCCAACAAAGGTTCCTATTACGAAGGCGGCATTCGCGTTCCCTTGATCATCAAATGGCCGGGTGTTTCACACGCTGGCAGAGTGATTCACGAAGCGGTCATCAGCAACGACCTCTATCCGACTTGTCTGTCTGCCGCCGGAGTCGAACTGAATCCGAACCAGCACATGGATGGAGTCAACTTGAAGCCGTTGCTCAGTGCAACGGAGGATCTTCCACGCGAATCGCTGTTTTGGCATTTCCCCCACTACAACAAGCATCCCTCCAGCCATCCTTCGAGCGTCATTCGCAAAGGAGACTGGAAGCTGATCGAGTCATTCGATCCTGCCACGGTCGAACTCTACAACTTGGGCCAAGATCTTGGAGAAACGACCAACCTCGCCCAATCAGAGCCAGCTCGACGCAATGAGCTCTTGCAGGAACTTGATGCCTGGCGTGTCGCTGTGGGAGCGGAACGAATGAAACCGAATCCTGATGCTGCCTCCAAGGACAATCGCGAAGACACGACTGCGCGGTGA
- a CDS encoding HpcH/HpaI aldolase family protein, with translation MTPSELRECLHEGRKVFGTLIVSPSPRWPEVVAKCGLDFVFIDTEHIALDRAQLSWMCQTYNALGIPPIVRIPSPDPHTATMVLDGGAAGIISPYVESVQQVEALRGAVKLRPIRGQMQQAMLAGETVGPELEHYIRERASKRLLIVNIESTPAIEALDGILQVPDLDGVLIGPHDLSCSLGIPEQYDHPDFLNACETIFNKARKASVGAGIHFWGEVQQQNRLLKLGANMLIHSADISLFQKHLQLELAAIKTAAGLTREDTAISAPVI, from the coding sequence ATGACGCCCTCCGAGTTGCGAGAATGTCTGCATGAGGGACGGAAGGTCTTTGGCACGCTGATTGTGTCGCCATCACCACGCTGGCCTGAAGTTGTCGCGAAATGCGGCCTGGACTTCGTGTTTATCGACACCGAGCACATCGCTCTGGATCGAGCTCAATTGAGCTGGATGTGCCAGACCTACAACGCGCTCGGCATTCCGCCGATCGTCCGAATTCCGTCACCGGATCCACATACCGCCACGATGGTGCTTGACGGTGGTGCCGCGGGAATCATCTCGCCATACGTCGAATCCGTTCAGCAAGTCGAGGCACTGCGAGGTGCCGTTAAATTGCGGCCCATCAGAGGCCAAATGCAGCAGGCAATGCTGGCAGGCGAAACCGTCGGTCCAGAGCTGGAACACTACATACGCGAGCGTGCATCGAAGCGACTTCTGATCGTCAATATCGAAAGCACGCCAGCAATCGAAGCTCTCGATGGCATTCTGCAAGTTCCCGATCTCGACGGAGTGTTGATCGGGCCTCACGATCTCTCCTGCAGCCTCGGCATTCCTGAGCAGTACGACCACCCGGACTTTCTTAACGCGTGTGAAACGATCTTCAACAAGGCGCGCAAGGCCAGCGTGGGTGCGGGCATTCACTTCTGGGGTGAAGTGCAGCAGCAGAATCGTCTGCTGAAACTCGGGGCGAACATGCTGATCCACAGTGCGGACATCAGCCTCTTTCAAAAACACTTGCAATTAGAGTTGGCTGCCATCAAAACGGCAGCCGGGCTTACAAGAGAAGACACTGCAATCTCCGCTCCCGTTATCTAA
- a CDS encoding exo-alpha-sialidase: protein MFNYLRSFLVPNESLDDFRYGLLIALLLAPGIAPGNEPDYTGDVTDVRTIRRVEQHSQAWRVWQPFIIQGDKKNQLLVAFGAMRNGKKDMGDIFATLSRDDGDTWEEPVAVFDHTQRQGAIQFAYANPVLYRVPGQAVIWCFAMRCSIAQRNSEESQLAAAFTADGGRSWTPVELAMHYTGPLILNASPVKTKIDGKTRFLLPAHRNTLAADPRGSRDHFVLSSTSLLEWKLEAFIPQPTDSRVFLHEGNIAPGDNKGELKIVMRTANYDETDLTTDPPRAYSSVSTDGGQTWSEARPEPELHNAKSKGYFGRSEDGTHLYVYNDGPAQRDKAPGFPNGGRTSLRYKTKPPGDNWSEEKTFYHAGIKNSYPTLCEVAPGDFRCVWDSGTADTTRTHIHFGKLKITP, encoded by the coding sequence ATGTTCAACTATCTACGATCGTTCCTCGTGCCTAACGAAAGTCTTGACGACTTCCGCTACGGATTGCTCATTGCCTTGCTTCTGGCGCCTGGAATTGCGCCCGGCAACGAACCCGATTACACGGGCGACGTGACAGACGTCCGCACAATCCGACGAGTCGAGCAGCATTCACAGGCATGGCGCGTTTGGCAGCCGTTCATCATTCAGGGAGACAAGAAGAATCAGCTCCTCGTCGCATTCGGAGCAATGAGAAATGGCAAGAAGGACATGGGTGATATCTTTGCCACACTTTCCAGAGACGACGGCGATACATGGGAGGAACCCGTCGCTGTTTTTGATCACACGCAACGACAGGGCGCGATTCAGTTCGCCTATGCCAATCCGGTGCTGTATCGCGTGCCGGGACAAGCTGTGATCTGGTGCTTCGCGATGCGGTGCTCGATTGCCCAACGCAACAGCGAGGAATCGCAGCTTGCGGCCGCGTTCACGGCTGATGGCGGGCGATCGTGGACACCGGTTGAACTCGCCATGCATTACACCGGGCCACTGATTCTGAATGCCTCGCCGGTGAAGACAAAGATCGACGGCAAGACACGCTTCCTGCTCCCCGCACACCGAAACACTTTGGCCGCTGATCCACGCGGCTCACGCGACCACTTTGTCCTCAGCAGCACCAGTCTGCTGGAGTGGAAATTGGAAGCCTTCATTCCACAACCGACCGACTCCAGGGTGTTCCTTCACGAGGGCAACATCGCTCCCGGCGACAACAAGGGCGAACTGAAAATCGTGATGCGGACGGCCAACTACGACGAAACGGACCTGACAACAGATCCGCCACGAGCGTATTCCAGCGTCAGCACCGACGGAGGCCAAACATGGTCCGAAGCTCGCCCCGAGCCCGAACTACACAACGCCAAATCGAAGGGGTACTTCGGTCGCTCAGAAGATGGCACACATCTCTACGTCTACAACGACGGCCCGGCACAACGTGACAAGGCACCTGGTTTTCCCAACGGCGGGCGCACGTCACTGCGATACAAGACCAAGCCACCGGGCGACAACTGGAGTGAGGAAAAAACGTTCTATCACGCCGGCATCAAGAATTCCTATCCAACACTGTGCGAAGTCGCACCGGGTGACTTTCGCTGCGTTTGGGACAGCGGAACGGCTGACACGACGCGAACACACATTCATTTTGGCAAGCTGAAGATCACGCCATGA
- a CDS encoding sialidase family protein produces the protein MSNQVQLVRRAVASVIACSLLPGFTAAIHAQTVDPQSVLGDTTMPSPEDGSQRFPYGITGKTPPSLIKINFEGQKPYHKHRINLRLFQGCPQVEISEGGRLWATWFGSNVQAERAPFHNDQFSVISTSADDGRTWKEVFVFDPSELLGGGASDPMLWKDPRGNIRFIGLRNIDFKGRDEFASSAWEFTMLDPENEHTAWTAPRLLGNKNISVMKPLIFPDGTIMRSMDDFKLVGKPDKVRIRFLKEDTNGKPIFVSALPVDDDAVFAEQMPIIRKDGSLFTFYRAKKGQKFAESFDGGKTWKLGGYYPMQFSINTKCILKTLPSGRVLLVANDVQMKEKDGKRTFYYTDENGKERVLEKYKTARTRMTAYLSDDDGKTFPHKLLLCDDGQISYPSAALGKNGAIYIVYDQGRGTIGQHTIFLSKMTEEDILAGKLVNGVSFLNKIVSRPSDQGGGRREGDTI, from the coding sequence ATGTCAAACCAGGTTCAGCTTGTTCGTCGGGCGGTCGCATCCGTGATCGCTTGCAGTCTGCTGCCCGGTTTCACCGCGGCCATCCATGCTCAGACAGTGGACCCTCAATCCGTGTTGGGCGACACCACAATGCCGTCCCCGGAAGATGGTTCGCAAAGGTTCCCTTATGGAATTACGGGGAAGACGCCTCCTTCCCTGATCAAAATCAACTTCGAAGGACAAAAGCCTTACCACAAGCACCGCATCAATCTCAGGCTCTTTCAAGGCTGCCCCCAGGTGGAAATTTCCGAGGGCGGCAGACTCTGGGCAACATGGTTTGGCTCCAACGTTCAGGCCGAACGAGCTCCGTTCCACAATGACCAGTTCTCGGTCATATCGACCTCGGCAGACGATGGCAGGACCTGGAAAGAAGTCTTCGTCTTCGACCCGAGCGAACTCCTCGGCGGGGGCGCTTCCGACCCGATGCTGTGGAAGGATCCCAGGGGTAATATTCGCTTCATCGGCCTCAGAAACATCGATTTCAAAGGCCGGGACGAATTCGCCTCCTCCGCGTGGGAATTCACCATGCTCGATCCGGAGAACGAACACACCGCCTGGACCGCGCCGCGCCTGCTTGGAAACAAGAACATCTCCGTCATGAAGCCGCTCATTTTTCCGGACGGCACGATCATGCGCTCGATGGACGACTTCAAGCTTGTCGGCAAGCCCGACAAGGTGAGAATTCGCTTTCTGAAAGAAGACACTAACGGCAAGCCGATCTTTGTTTCCGCTTTGCCCGTGGATGACGACGCGGTTTTTGCCGAGCAGATGCCGATCATCCGAAAAGACGGCAGCCTCTTCACTTTTTACCGGGCCAAAAAGGGACAGAAATTCGCCGAATCCTTCGACGGCGGCAAGACCTGGAAGCTGGGCGGCTACTACCCGATGCAGTTCTCGATCAACACAAAGTGCATCCTCAAAACACTCCCTTCGGGACGAGTCCTCCTGGTCGCAAACGACGTCCAGATGAAAGAGAAAGACGGCAAGAGAACGTTCTACTATACCGACGAGAATGGAAAAGAACGCGTGCTTGAAAAGTACAAGACAGCGCGCACCCGCATGACGGCCTACTTGAGTGACGACGACGGCAAGACATTCCCACACAAACTGCTTTTGTGCGATGACGGACAAATCAGTTATCCGTCGGCCGCGCTGGGGAAAAACGGGGCAATCTACATCGTCTACGACCAGGGACGCGGCACGATAGGCCAGCACACCATCTTTCTGTCGAAGATGACGGAAGAGGATATCCTTGCGGGCAAACTCGTCAACGGCGTTAGCTTCTTGAACAAAATCGTAAGCCGCCCCAGCGACCAAGGCGGCGGGCGCCGCGAGGGCGACACAATCTAA
- a CDS encoding glycoside hydrolase family 172 protein yields MNLPDRPVSRRISQRSEFKGKRTFGKLIGPGCIRRVWVTGNFISRKDILRVYFDGETIPSVEAPLPDFFGLMHNLTQPGKNYQINTPFLAVKPKLGMTCSIPMPFARSARFEIESPEGCIVYLMVDWHEYPDQQLTEKMRFRARWRREAPVKDFADDYIIADADGPGRLIGFVYAVDMLESRHKMRWSHGGADNIYIDGMGDQPSFLRGIGGEDVFGASHGGGDYVAQSSLYSDMPYYIQKDATGDRQKLVGYRFFAHDAIHFYESLHLRFGARAHDVSSTVYWYSEKPVRPYFKMPPVKQRLPQTKILRGEYDIPLPDCGSWWLAGPFGKVEHLPKSDGRFDPQKPFIDRPWNKRSSIRGFVEFNHVLRPKASNANSPTLDGWAVAVSKLQAPKEMTVDVRLAWDDHLILKINDDPPIDLGSQPYIRARSVKVKLRKGTNEVQVWLTNRVGVTRGAWNFAFRATTPEGIIVHPKAE; encoded by the coding sequence TTGAATCTTCCCGACCGACCGGTTTCGCGCCGCATCAGTCAACGAAGCGAATTCAAGGGTAAGCGAACGTTCGGCAAGTTAATCGGTCCAGGGTGCATTCGTCGCGTTTGGGTCACCGGGAATTTCATCAGTCGAAAGGACATTCTTCGAGTTTACTTCGACGGCGAAACGATCCCGTCCGTCGAGGCCCCGTTGCCCGATTTTTTCGGCCTCATGCACAATTTGACCCAACCGGGCAAGAACTATCAGATCAATACCCCTTTTCTCGCTGTAAAGCCCAAACTAGGGATGACGTGTTCCATTCCGATGCCCTTCGCCAGGAGTGCACGATTTGAGATTGAATCACCGGAGGGCTGTATCGTTTATTTGATGGTCGACTGGCACGAGTACCCCGACCAGCAATTGACCGAGAAGATGCGATTTCGAGCACGCTGGCGTCGTGAGGCTCCGGTAAAGGATTTTGCGGACGACTATATCATCGCTGATGCGGATGGCCCGGGTAGACTGATTGGGTTTGTTTACGCTGTTGATATGCTGGAAAGTCGGCACAAGATGAGATGGAGTCATGGTGGCGCGGACAATATCTATATCGATGGCATGGGGGACCAACCGTCGTTTCTGCGCGGCATAGGCGGTGAAGACGTATTCGGAGCATCTCATGGAGGAGGCGATTACGTGGCGCAATCGTCCCTGTATTCGGATATGCCGTACTACATTCAAAAAGATGCGACCGGTGATCGCCAGAAACTGGTGGGCTATCGCTTTTTTGCCCACGACGCGATCCACTTTTACGAATCATTGCATCTTCGGTTTGGAGCGCGAGCGCACGATGTTTCCTCGACCGTGTATTGGTATTCCGAGAAGCCCGTTAGGCCGTATTTCAAGATGCCGCCGGTCAAACAGCGTTTGCCGCAAACCAAAATCCTCAGAGGTGAATACGACATTCCCTTGCCGGATTGCGGGTCCTGGTGGTTGGCGGGGCCATTCGGGAAAGTAGAGCACTTGCCCAAAAGCGATGGAAGGTTTGACCCCCAAAAACCGTTCATCGACCGCCCCTGGAATAAACGCAGTTCCATCCGAGGGTTCGTTGAGTTTAATCACGTTTTACGTCCCAAAGCATCCAACGCCAATTCTCCTACGTTAGACGGATGGGCGGTTGCAGTAAGCAAACTGCAAGCTCCGAAGGAAATGACCGTTGATGTCCGACTGGCCTGGGATGATCACTTGATCCTCAAAATCAACGACGATCCACCGATTGACCTCGGCTCTCAGCCCTACATCCGCGCCAGAAGTGTGAAAGTCAAGCTTCGTAAAGGCACGAACGAAGTGCAGGTGTGGTTGACCAACCGAGTTGGTGTGACTCGCGGTGCGTGGAATTTTGCGTTTCGTGCGACGACACCAGAGGGCATCATCGTTCACCCGAAAGCCGAATAA
- a CDS encoding sulfatase, with product MHQQGLLLKGLLSTAAAVVMLGALLSGSAFAAQPNVLMIVVDDMNDWVGCLDGHPDVKTPNIDRLAARGMLFSNAHCAAPVCNPSRVATLTGRRPGSTGIYDNSAKWHEAIPNITSIPQHFKANGFHVVGGGKVNHHMPGFNRVDDWHSYFDQVFDGHYQDRLHRGLDVSNFRFPDGFPLNRLPSVKAQNKPPKNPREFDWGPLDKKDLETGDGQLVQWAVDFLKQTPDKPFFLAAGIYRPHLPFYAPRKYFDLYPLESIHLPEIKDDDLDDLPAMGLEFAAQRREDYELVMKSGKYRELLQAYLASISFADAMIGRVLDALDESGHADDTVIVLWSDHGWHLGEKQHLHKFTLWERSTRIPFVVVAPDVTQPGSVCEQPVGMLDLFPTLNELCELPQVDGLSGQSIAALLTDPNRAWERPALTSHGRGNHALRSQRWRYIRYADGGEELYDHANDPNEWTNLASRPGFAEIKTELARWLPETDAKPKKRKKK from the coding sequence ATGCATCAGCAAGGGTTACTCTTGAAGGGACTCCTCTCGACTGCAGCGGCAGTCGTGATGCTCGGCGCGCTGTTATCGGGAAGTGCGTTTGCCGCGCAGCCGAATGTTCTGATGATCGTCGTCGACGACATGAACGATTGGGTCGGCTGCCTGGATGGACATCCGGATGTGAAGACTCCCAACATCGATCGGCTGGCAGCACGTGGCATGCTGTTTTCCAACGCCCATTGTGCCGCGCCAGTATGCAATCCGTCGCGAGTCGCCACGCTGACTGGAAGGCGCCCCGGCAGTACCGGCATCTACGACAACAGTGCAAAGTGGCACGAAGCGATCCCGAATATCACGTCGATTCCGCAGCACTTCAAGGCAAATGGATTTCACGTGGTGGGAGGCGGCAAGGTGAATCACCACATGCCCGGCTTCAACCGGGTTGACGACTGGCACAGCTATTTTGATCAGGTCTTCGATGGTCATTACCAGGACCGATTGCATCGCGGCCTGGATGTCAGCAACTTCCGCTTCCCGGATGGTTTTCCGCTCAACAGACTGCCAAGTGTGAAGGCGCAAAACAAGCCGCCGAAGAATCCGCGAGAATTTGATTGGGGACCACTCGACAAGAAAGATCTCGAAACGGGGGACGGCCAGCTCGTGCAGTGGGCAGTTGATTTCCTGAAGCAGACGCCTGACAAGCCGTTCTTTCTGGCCGCGGGCATCTATCGACCTCATTTGCCGTTCTACGCCCCTCGAAAGTACTTTGACCTCTATCCACTCGAGTCCATTCATCTTCCCGAAATCAAGGACGATGACCTCGATGATCTGCCGGCGATGGGGCTGGAGTTCGCAGCTCAGCGACGTGAAGACTACGAACTGGTGATGAAGTCCGGAAAGTACCGCGAACTGCTACAGGCATATCTGGCCAGCATCTCATTTGCGGACGCCATGATCGGACGCGTGCTCGACGCGTTAGACGAAAGCGGACACGCGGACGACACGGTCATCGTGTTGTGGTCCGATCACGGCTGGCATCTCGGCGAAAAACAACATCTGCACAAGTTCACGCTTTGGGAGCGATCAACACGCATCCCATTCGTGGTGGTGGCCCCTGATGTGACGCAACCGGGTTCCGTCTGTGAGCAGCCGGTAGGGATGCTTGATCTGTTTCCCACACTCAATGAGCTGTGTGAACTTCCGCAAGTGGATGGACTGAGCGGACAGAGCATCGCGGCCTTGCTGACGGATCCGAACCGTGCGTGGGAGCGTCCTGCGTTGACATCGCACGGACGAGGAAACCACGCATTGCGGTCTCAGCGATGGCGCTACATTCGCTACGCCGATGGCGGCGAAGAGTTGTACGACCACGCGAATGATCCCAATGAATGGACGAACCTTGCATCCCGACCAGGGTTTGCGGAGATCAAGACTGAACTTGCACGATGGCTGCCCGAGACGGACGCCAAACCAAAGAAGCGAAAGAAGAAATGA
- a CDS encoding sialidase family protein, with product MKKYVLLLRATIVAALLYGSACVDDVSAQQTSTPTVKWTVRDAPDFRYQFLEKVKTTTLLHATPETGTFNLHGYLTHFKGVLFACWDSQARDENTSGQHGVYRHSTDNGKTWSDPKTLFPPLADNVPASVAKEPRPFQTSQGFAEIEGRLYAVTCVDRAVKKKVYRFNEVSRIRIGLLAREVRDDKTLGPVFWLSDSAPDPEPGYPAIPAGDRTLVAKINAWFKEPAKLPQLLFKPRQWPDSDDEHRMTEPTPPWRLHDGTWVRLYRDQGTIHGKSKAEIEASRPRRHYAAFSFDDGKTWTAPTRTNFPDTGARANSGRLPGGQYYVINNPLPMSSRQGGRSMLAISLSGDGLSFDRMAVIKFIAPAQRYEGKAKRANGYQYPHSVVVGKYLWVIYSVNKEDIEVARIPIAELESI from the coding sequence ATGAAAAAGTACGTTCTCCTTCTTCGCGCTACGATTGTCGCTGCTTTGCTATACGGCTCCGCCTGTGTGGACGACGTGTCCGCTCAACAAACCAGCACACCAACTGTGAAATGGACCGTCCGCGATGCGCCAGACTTCCGCTACCAGTTTCTAGAAAAGGTGAAAACGACGACGCTACTGCACGCAACGCCCGAGACGGGAACGTTCAACCTTCACGGGTACCTCACACACTTCAAAGGAGTCCTGTTTGCGTGCTGGGATAGCCAGGCACGTGACGAGAACACTTCGGGGCAGCATGGTGTCTACCGGCACTCGACCGACAATGGAAAGACATGGTCCGACCCGAAGACTCTGTTTCCTCCGCTTGCCGACAACGTCCCGGCCTCGGTCGCAAAAGAACCCAGGCCGTTTCAAACCTCTCAGGGCTTCGCCGAGATTGAAGGTCGTCTCTACGCAGTGACCTGTGTCGATCGAGCCGTGAAAAAGAAAGTCTATCGTTTCAATGAAGTCTCACGGATCCGGATCGGATTGCTGGCCCGTGAGGTGCGAGACGACAAGACCTTGGGGCCGGTTTTCTGGCTATCGGACTCAGCCCCCGATCCGGAACCCGGTTATCCCGCTATCCCTGCTGGCGACCGGACGCTCGTCGCCAAAATCAACGCCTGGTTCAAAGAGCCGGCCAAATTGCCACAACTACTCTTCAAACCCAGGCAGTGGCCGGACTCCGATGACGAACACCGGATGACAGAGCCGACGCCTCCGTGGCGTCTGCACGACGGAACCTGGGTGAGACTCTATCGAGATCAAGGGACCATTCATGGAAAGAGCAAGGCCGAGATTGAAGCCTCTCGGCCACGACGCCACTACGCAGCTTTCTCCTTTGATGACGGCAAGACATGGACAGCCCCCACACGGACGAATTTTCCCGATACCGGCGCTCGCGCCAATTCCGGACGACTACCCGGTGGCCAGTACTACGTCATCAACAATCCCCTGCCGATGTCGAGCAGGCAGGGAGGCCGCAGCATGCTGGCCATCTCGTTGTCCGGCGACGGTCTGAGTTTCGATCGCATGGCGGTCATCAAGTTCATCGCTCCAGCGCAGCGTTATGAGGGTAAAGCAAAACGGGCAAATGGATACCAGTATCCGCACTCGGTCGTCGTCGGAAAGTACTTGTGGGTGATCTATTCGGTCAACAAAGAAGATATCGAAGTCGCCCGTATTCCCATTGCCGAACTTGAATCCATCTAG
- a CDS encoding sulfatase family protein, giving the protein MIKKLRMYFLLAIATVVSAGITRAEHPNVLLIVSEDNGPELGCYGDRFARTPHLDQLAEDGILFRQAFVPQAGCSQSRASFLTGLHPHQHGQFGLATWGFRMYRADTPNLPRCLKEAGYRTGIIGKLHIHPESAFPFDMHEITSANFQRTQLSDYARYAKEFIEAGEGPFFLSVNYPDAHKPWIAQVDGLPKNPQTKDDVQVMDYMGIDSPEFREMVADHYNCMSRLDSLVGDLLHVLDQSGKADNTIVIYIGDHGADMLRGKRTCYEGGLRIPMLMRWPGHIAPQVRDELVSTLDLMPTLLDASGADEVPGLPGAKLQPLFQSGSANWRTHYFAEYHTHAAAPNYFPQRSVRSERYKLIESLLPDTIHPDYDITIEKLQASNRGQNDGGNLDLNAVIAASRPEVKAAYALMRQPPRYQLYDLQEDPYEFRNLAEDPGHAKVLADLQERLDRWRRETNDPLLDPKKLRRLTKEVRSVKKKSAGKKYTWKYPDYLLD; this is encoded by the coding sequence ATGATAAAGAAGTTGCGTATGTATTTCCTCTTGGCGATTGCGACGGTCGTCTCCGCCGGGATCACGCGTGCCGAGCATCCGAATGTTCTCCTCATCGTGTCCGAGGACAACGGGCCGGAGCTGGGTTGCTACGGCGATCGGTTTGCGAGAACTCCGCATCTCGATCAACTGGCAGAGGATGGCATTCTTTTTCGTCAGGCCTTTGTGCCTCAGGCAGGTTGCAGCCAGTCTCGAGCTAGCTTTCTGACCGGACTCCATCCGCATCAGCATGGCCAGTTCGGTCTGGCGACCTGGGGCTTTCGGATGTACCGAGCGGACACTCCCAACTTGCCACGCTGCCTAAAGGAGGCTGGCTATCGGACCGGCATCATTGGCAAGCTGCATATCCACCCGGAATCCGCGTTTCCGTTCGACATGCATGAAATCACAAGTGCAAACTTTCAACGGACGCAGCTGAGTGACTATGCAAGGTACGCGAAGGAGTTCATTGAAGCGGGCGAGGGACCGTTCTTCCTGAGCGTGAACTATCCTGACGCACACAAACCGTGGATCGCACAGGTTGATGGACTGCCCAAGAATCCGCAGACCAAAGATGACGTGCAGGTGATGGATTACATGGGCATCGACTCCCCTGAGTTTCGCGAGATGGTGGCCGATCATTACAACTGCATGAGTCGACTCGATTCGCTTGTGGGTGATCTGCTGCACGTTCTTGATCAATCAGGAAAAGCCGATAACACCATCGTCATCTACATCGGTGATCACGGGGCAGACATGCTTCGCGGCAAGCGGACGTGCTACGAAGGCGGATTGCGCATTCCGATGTTGATGCGCTGGCCGGGTCACATTGCCCCTCAGGTTCGGGATGAATTGGTTTCGACACTGGACCTGATGCCGACATTGCTTGACGCATCAGGAGCCGACGAAGTTCCGGGGCTACCGGGAGCGAAGCTTCAGCCCTTGTTTCAGTCGGGCTCGGCCAACTGGAGGACCCACTATTTCGCCGAGTATCACACACACGCAGCGGCGCCCAATTACTTTCCGCAGCGAAGCGTTCGCAGCGAGCGCTACAAACTTATCGAAAGCCTGCTGCCCGATACGATTCACCCCGACTACGACATCACGATTGAGAAGCTGCAAGCCAGCAACCGCGGGCAGAATGACGGCGGCAATTTGGACCTCAACGCGGTTATCGCTGCCTCCCGTCCAGAAGTCAAAGCAGCGTATGCGTTGATGCGCCAGCCGCCGCGTTATCAGCTGTATGACTTGCAGGAGGACCCTTACGAGTTCCGCAATCTCGCCGAAGACCCTGGTCACGCGAAGGTACTTGCGGACTTGCAGGAACGACTCGATCGGTGGCGTCGCGAAACCAACGATCCGCTACTTGATCCAAAGAAGCTCCGCAGGCTGACAAAGGAAGTTCGCTCAGTGAAGAAGAAGTCCGCGGGTAAGAAGTACACGTGGAAATACCCGGACTACCTATTGGACTGA